The proteins below are encoded in one region of Syntrophorhabdaceae bacterium:
- the cas6 gene encoding CRISPR system precrRNA processing endoribonuclease RAMP protein Cas6 encodes MLNHLYLHKYRVNIRAKEPLYLPTFKGSTFRGALGNTLRRIICPLKNIECESCISKFCCIYSLIIETPIPQDHPHHRKYKRAPNPYVIEPPTTKRQNFEQGDIISFDVILIGKANDYLPYFVYAFTEMGRIGIGKGEGKFDVTTVEAVHINGTNDEIFNNTTGLLKPSDNKVSYSNFIEERLKCNEITLSFETPLRIKERDRLSREIPFELLIKRLAERAFLLAHFHCDAEMGDFEGFAKDSKYVDILKAKLIWVDWERFSAKQNIRMKLGGWTGEITYKGDFQKYLSLLKFGEHIHVGKAVTFGLGKYKIKMVR; translated from the coding sequence ATGTTAAATCACTTATATCTTCATAAATATAGAGTCAATATAAGGGCAAAAGAACCCCTTTATCTTCCCACCTTCAAAGGCTCTACCTTTAGGGGTGCTTTAGGGAATACACTAAGACGGATTATCTGCCCATTAAAAAATATAGAATGTGAGAGTTGCATATCAAAATTTTGTTGCATCTATTCATTAATAATAGAGACCCCTATTCCTCAAGACCATCCCCACCACAGAAAATATAAAAGAGCACCTAACCCCTATGTTATAGAGCCACCAACAACAAAAAGACAGAACTTTGAGCAAGGTGATATAATTTCCTTTGATGTAATTTTAATAGGCAAGGCAAATGATTATCTCCCCTATTTTGTTTATGCCTTTACAGAGATGGGTAGAATAGGAATCGGCAAGGGCGAAGGTAAATTTGATGTTACCACAGTAGAGGCTGTTCATATCAATGGCACAAATGATGAGATATTCAATAACACCACAGGTTTACTTAAACCATCGGACAACAAAGTAAGTTACAGCAATTTTATTGAAGAGAGATTAAAATGTAACGAGATAACCCTGTCCTTTGAAACCCCTCTCAGGATAAAGGAGCGTGATAGACTATCAAGAGAAATACCTTTTGAACTCCTTATAAAAAGGCTTGCTGAAAGAGCCTTCCTTCTTGCACATTTTCATTGTGATGCTGAAATGGGTGATTTTGAAGGGTTTGCAAAAGATTCTAAATATGTAGATATCCTTAAGGCCAAACTTATATGGGTAGATTGGGAAAGGTTCTCGGCAAAACAGAACATAAGAATGAAACTCGGTGGCTGGACAGGTGAGATAACCTATAAAGGCGATTTTCAAAAATATTTATCACTATTAAAGTTTGGAGAACATATTCATGTGGGTAAGGCAGTAACCTTTGGACTGGGCAAGTACAAAATAAAAATGGTCAGATAA